One window of the Pararge aegeria chromosome 22, ilParAegt1.1, whole genome shotgun sequence genome contains the following:
- the LOC120633684 gene encoding peptidyl-prolyl cis-trans isomerase FKBP2 — MQTTLLNLCKITLFVLVLMNFIQDVVIADSTPNKLQIGIKKRPAECPIKSKKGDLLHMHYTGTLEDGTEFDSSIPRGNPLTFTLGSGQVIKGWDQGLLGMCEGETRKLVIPPELAYGENGAPPKIPKSATLTFQVELIKIERKDEL; from the exons ATGCAAACCACTTTACTAAATCTGtgtaaaattactttatttgtattGGTTTTAATGAACTTCATACAAGATGTGGTGATAGCTGATTCGACTCCAAACAAATTGCAAATTGGTATAAAAAAGAGGCCTGCTGAATGTCCTATTAAGAGTAAAAAAGGAGACCTTCTTCACATGCATTATACG ggCACATTGGAAGATGGCACCGAGTTTGACAGTTCTATTCCTAGGGGCAATCCACTAACTTTTACCCTTGGATCTGGACAAGTCATCAAGGGTTGGGATCAGGGACTCTTGGGAATGTGTGAAGGTGAAACAAGAAAACTAGTCATTCCACCAGAACTTGCCTATGGAGAGAATGGTGCTCCACCAAAGATACCTAAGTCTGCAACTCTTACATTCCAGGTTGAGCTCATAAAAATTGAGAGAAAAGATGAACTTTAA
- the LOC120633808 gene encoding alpha-1,3/1,6-mannosyltransferase ALG2, with translation MVKILFLHPDLGIGGAERLVLDAALAFKTKGHDVAFFTNHHDPTHCFAETRDGTFPVTVIGDWIPRSIFGRFKAACAYARMVFAAVYLAWYVIPVEEPTLIFCDLISLCIPFLKMASGPFRVVFYCHHPDKLLTSEGGPLKRIYRAPLNWLEELTTAKADKVLVNSKYTARVYQDAFQKIKDVPDICYPSINTDFFNKTTPKCLKEVVPVGTDKFIFLSINRYERKKNLPLALEAMNYLKSILHESDWERVHLIMAGGFDPINLENMEHFIELTDLVTELDIEDKVTFMKSPKDDEKVSLLYYCRALIYTPSNEHFGIVPLEAMYYSKPVIAVNSGGPTETIVNEVTGFLCEPNRKSFADAMCKLIASPDLCGRLGESGRKRFETKFSFEAFTNQLDGILTRERQLISEARAVDSEEKEKKRK, from the coding sequence atggtaaaaatacTATTTCTCCACCCAGACTTGGGTATCGGCGGAGCGGAGCGATTAGTTTTGGATGCCGCATTGGCCTTCAAAACCAAAGGCCACGACGTTGCTTTTTTCACGAATCATCACGATCCAACGCACTGTTTTGCCGAAACCAGGGACGGAACTTTTCCTGTGACGGTAATTGGTGATTGGATTCCGCGGTCTATTTTTGGGAGATTCAAAGCGGCATGCGCATATGCTCGCATGGTTTTTGCCGCTGTATACTTAGCCTGGTACGTTATACCGGTCGAGGAGCCTACATTGATTTTCTGCGATCTAATATCATTATGTATTCCATTTTTGAAGATGGCTAGTGGTCCGTTCCGAGTAGTATTCTATTGCCACCATCCAGACAAGCTCCTAACTTCTGAGGGTGGTCCTTTGAAAAGGATATACAGAGCACCATTGAACTGGTTAGAGGAACTTACAACAGCAAAAGCTGATAAGGTTTTAGTTAATAGCAAATATACAGCTAGAGTGTACCAAGATGCATTTCAAAAGATTAAAGATGTCCCAGATATTTGCTATCCTTCAATAAACACTGATTTCTTTAACAAAACCACTCCAAAATGTCTCAAAGAAGTAGtaccagttggcacagacaagtTTATATTTCTGTCAATAAATAGATATGAGAGAAAAAAGAATTTGCCCCTCGCATTAGAGGCAATGAACTATTTGAAGAGTATATTGCATGAGTCTGATTGGGAAAGAGTACATTTGATTATGGCAGGTGGTTTTGATCCAATTAATTTGGAGAACATGGAGCATTTTATAGAGCTTACTGACTTAGTCACAGAATTGGATATAGAAGATAAGGTAACATTTATGAAGTCGCCCAAAGACGATGAGAAAGTCTCTCTATTGTACTACTGTAGAGCATTAATATATACACCGTCTAATGAACATTTTGGTATTGTGCCTCTAGAGGCGATGTATTACAGCAAGCCGGTAATAGCGGTGAATAGTGGCGGGCCAACTGAGACCATTGTCAATGAGGTTACTGGTTTCCTTTGCGAGCCTAATAGAAAATCTTTTGCTGATGCCATGTGTAAATTAATTGCTTCTCCTGACTTATGTGGAAGGCTCGGTGAATCAGGAAGGAAGCGATTTGAAACCAAGTTCTCCTTTGAAGCATTTACAAATCAATTAGATGGTATATTGACAAGAGAGAGGCAGCTCATATCTGAAGCGCGAGCTGTGGACTCTGAGGAAAAGGAAAAGAAGCGTAAATAA